The nucleotide window TACAAAATGCATATATCTCACAAGAGACTCTCGTCTGTTGAGGCTGGGGCACAGGGCAATCTCCCTTGCTTTTGACCTTGGATGCAATGAAGCCAGCCAGGCACCCTTATCTGGACATCTGTACTCCCCAAAGATGGAGAGCATTCATAACAAAGATCAAGTAGTTTTGAAAAGTTTGAGATTGAAATTAGACATctacattttaatgacatattCCTTATACTTCGAACATGTGTCTACAATTAAAAGCTTAAAATATTGTTCCTAATCAGTttgtttcttctcttcttccctcTATATTCCCTCATGTGCATAGTCTGTTTATATTTCTCTGTTCTTAACAGATCTACCTACCTTTTTGGACATATAGTAAGTAAACAAGGCCAAAACATCCTTTATTCATGAAAACCCTGTCCGCGTGCTGTGCAGCTGCCAGTGTACTGCATGGCTCTGAACTGTTGTCCTCAGCAGCCCTGACGGAAGGACTTTATTGTCGGCAGGAACACTCATGTACCTGGTTCAGCAGCTGTTAATCGGGCGCAGTTCAAAGGCTGGGGGCCTGAAGTGGAACCAGCTGTCCAGAGTGAAGATATTtgcactgtaaatgcactgaaaTTCATTGATTTGTACCAACGTCTTTAAAAAGGTCTGTGGCAGGAAAGGAAAGGGACTCTGACTAATGACTTCAGAATCTCTAAGGAGCAGCTTCTCTGCTAAGATAGAGGGCTGCACCGAAGCTCATATTTAGTTAGTAAAGCTGAAATCATCAGCACAAATACGTGACTCATGTCAGGGACTTTCAGTCAGGATTATCCAGTGGTATAAACTCTAAACAACTTTCTCACATTATATATTCACATTATTTTCTGACTCATGTTACACCAAATCCTTTTGGATATCACTCCTCAAAGTCAGTCTTGTGTTGGCAAtggctgtgaaaacatcaggGATTGTTTATCTATGCTGTGTATTTTTTAGCAGTTGCAACCAACTGGTATCTTGATCAATCTTTCTGCATGACATGGAGGTTGGATTAAGATGTTTCCGTATGGCCAAAATATGTATCTTAAATccgaatcagaatcagaaatactttattgatccccgaggggaaattatttatgttacaggtgctccttgcaagagaggaaagatacgtaaaaatataagaaatttaaatagtattaacaaatatatagttaaataaacaggaattattaacaaacataaacgtgtgtatatatatatatatatatatgtatatatatattgtaaactgaacaagattatttacacaaacagaatatatacagtcagggtgaatggggttattgcacaagttaaattaaattattgcagtgtgtgaaaaagtctcagggccactcagagggaggagttgtacagtttgatggccacaggcaggaatgatttcctgtggcgctcagtggtacatcttggaggtatgagtctcccactgaaagtactcttgtgcctgaccagcacatggtggagtgggtgtgagacattgtccaagatagttggtagcttagacagcatcctcctctctgacaccaccatcagagagtcacactccgttccgttcccttttttttttttttttttaaataagaccTTGCAGTCTAGTAGATGTGCAGGAAATAAGACATGAACAGCCCAATTGTATCCATTTACTTCTGTTATTATAACTTTGATGCctcgaatttggcacaaatgtcatcTTGTGCCAAATCTGATGAATTGATTGGTTCTTGGTGGTCATagctcaaaggtcaaagtcactgtgaccttctctgtctcattcttgtgagtcagatttctcaagaacaccttgagggaatttttcaactttggcacaaacattgaCTTGTACTTGAGGATGAAGtgtttagattttggtggtcaaaggtcaaggttgccgtgaccttgcatccatctcattctcgtgaatataatatctcaagaaccgTTAGAGGGAAtctctttaaatttggcactaacattcacttggacactaaactgattggatttcagtggtcaaaggtcaagatcagtgtgaccttgcatctgtctcattctcctgaacatgatattttaaggactgaagaataaactaaTTGGAATTTTGTGatcgaaggtcaaggtcacattgaccttgaccttcgaccacatTTGACCCTgtgacaaaatgtgtttttggcctTAAGAATATATGAATTCAAGATGAATTCATATGCTCACTATGACAGAACTTCACAccaatgtctaataggataaaatgattgagtgatgacattttatatctaaaatatcaaaggtcaactttgctgtgacatcataataacCCACATAAGACCATTTTTCTGCCCATAATTCAActtcatatctcaggaacagaaggggagacatttggtcagatactgaattgatgacacttatcttgggtgtccaccttgaaactgtgctgactgtatagatcctctgtgctgtaaGGGGGACACTCTCAAAATACCGTACAcctaaactgatattgattttttttagatgtAATATGCTAGGCACCTTTCATAGTGTTAATGATGGGAAGGAATATTAGAAGTAATTATATTGCCAGGAGTGACTTTGGGTTTATTTCACATTGGCAAAACTCCAGAGTGCAGATTGGTTGGAGGAGGGGCAGTACAACCAGATGGGTGTGCTGCGAAAAGGCTTCCCAGTGGAACTTAAGATTTTTTGTTAGCTCCCCAGAAAAACATAATCTCAAATGAGCCagctttaacatttcaacaccttGTTTTATTAATTAAAGTTAGCAGTGATTACAGTGccaaaaaatgtaaacttttTTACCTTCCAACTAACTTATAGGtacttcaaaaataaaagtctatCATCATCAGTTCACACTTGTTATGGCTCAGCACCAACAATAGCCATGGTTGAAGGTATTGTGTTTTTAGGTTGTCCAACCGTCCCATTCTAATCAATGCTATATCTCAAGACCACCGAGAGGGAGTATCTTCAATTTTGGTGTAAACGTTCACTTTGACTCAACAAAGGAattattacattttggtggtgctaagtcaaaggtcactgttacCTCGTCTGTCTAATTCTTATGAACAcattatctcaagaacacctggagggactttttttaaaatctggcacaaatgtccacttgaactcaactgtgacctgattagattttggtggtcaaagtcactttgaccttgcatccatctcgttctcatgaacacaatatctcaagaccaccttgaggaaatttcttcaaatttggcacaaacatccactatgAATTGATTAAATatcagtggtcaaaggtcaagatcactgtggcCTGGTTCATGAACCATGAACCATATTTCATGTGAATGGGGTGAAATATGATCCAtatttctctctccttctcccttcAGGGTCATCAGTCATCCAATCAGCTGACCTGTTCTCTAACACCTCCTGCAACATTACCTCCAATGATTCAACATTCTGCTCCTCTGTGGATGATGGAGCGGGGGCAGGAAGTCCATATAAAGCTCTGGAGATGTTTTTTATTGCCTTGGTGACAGGATCCCTGAGCTTTGTGACTGTCACAGGAAACATTTTAGTCATGCTGTCCATCAAAGTAAACCGCCACCTACAAACTGTCAATAACTACTTCTTATTTTCATTAGCATGCGCTGACTTGATCATTGGTGTTTTCAGCATGAATTTGTACACAGTCTACATCATTGTCGGCTACTGGCCACTTGGGCCGGTGGTCTGTGACTTGTGGTTAGCCTTAGATTATGTTGTCTCAAACGCCTCAGTGATGAATTTATTGATCATCAGCTTCGATCGCTATTTCTGCGTGACCAAACCCCTAACATATCCGACAAGAAGGACAACCAAGATGGCGGGGTTAATGATAGCCGCAGCATGGATCCTATCGTTTATCTTGTGGGCTCCTGCCATCTTGTTCTGGCAGTTCATCGTTGGACAGCGAACAGTGCCACCTGGAGAATGTTATATTCAGGTACAGTATGTAAAACTTAATTGATCCTTTAGGCAGATCAAAAAAGCGCACTCAGTAGACTGTTAATGTCCACCAGGCAGTCACTCGAACTGATTGCTGCCACTCTAGACAACTGAAATTTTAGCACATACGCCAAAAACATGCCTCGTCTatgttttttggagccacagTGAATTGCACAAAGCAGATAGTTTTCCTGCTCACAGGCAATACAATATCATTATTAagaatgaatgtatttttatgcCTTCACTCCCAAGATAGCTGTTGCCGGAGGcgttatgttttcgggttgtcaaatttggcacaaacgtcataATGGACTAAAGAATccactgattagattttggtggtcaaatgtcaaggCCATTGTAACCTTGAGTATCTCTGATTCTTGTAAATGTAATATCTCAAGACAGCCTCCAGGGAATTTTCTTAAATTTGGCACTAACGTCCGTTTGGACTTAAGAATTAAGAAAAACTGATCAATGTTGGTGTTAAAGGTAACTGTGACCttttccatctcattcttgtgaacttgGTATCTCAAGGACGCCTTGAAGGGATTTCTCTAATTTTGGCACCAACGTCCACTGgtagtcaaaagtcaaggtcactgtgaagccacaaaacatgcttttggccattactcaagaattcatacactaattttGACAAATCTTCACACAAATATCCACGAGGGTagaatgatgaagtgatgatatttaAATCCAAAAAAGTGAAAGGTCAGTATatcatcataatgttctgcaaaacagCGTCGCATCTCAGGAATAGGAGAATGTTTATGCATTGATATGCAAAATATTACCCTTTCATATAATGCAGTGCAATACAACACTACTACAAAATTACAACCTCAAAGATTAACAGTTAAAGTAACACAGTGTCAACAAAACCTTGGATTGGACTGTacaagtgtacctaataaattGGTGCATATATGTAAACATTCTCTATAGATGATGGAAGGGtttctttattttgtctttctACAGTTCCTTTCAAACCCCGCTGTGACATTTGGGACGGCTATCGCAGCATTCTATCTTCCTGTCATTATTATGACAGTCCTGTACATCCACATTTCCCTGGCCTCCAGGAGCCGGGTCTCCAAACACAAaccagagaagaaagagaagaaaggaaTAAAGTAAGAGCATCGAAGGAATTAAAATAATGATGCATGTTACAGATTAGGTCTTGAGAGAATGGGAAACACAAAAGACACTTCTGACACCgcctgtctgtttttaaactgAAATTCAAAATCAAGCAAGCTGTCTCCCTTGAGTTGTTTGGATTCAGATTCAGTTGTGACATGactatttttgtgtgtgctggTAATCATTACATCTGCTCTTTGCCTAAACTTTACAACATCTAGAGAAGTAGATTTCAGTGTTCAAACAAAAGAGATAACAAGTGGGCCAATAAATCACAACTAGGCACCAGATGTGTTTCACCCACGCTATTAacatcaattaatcatttacatAACTTGCTGCAGTATGAATAACCACTATGAGCGTGCAATTTATTATTCACATCCATTCTTTGGTTGTATAATGTGcacatctgtttgtttttttcagaacTCCCAGCTTGATGAAGAGTCACCTGTTAAAgcagaacaacaacaatgagACCAGTCCTCAGGCCAGTCCCCGCTCCACTCCCAAACTCAGTCTGGACTCAACCACCACTGCGCTGGAGGCTGTGAAGAATGGCAGAGTGGAGGAACCCAAACCTGTCCTGCCACAGATTCAAGCACAGCCCAGTCCAGGACTCACACAGGTATGGACTCACATACCATTAACATCTCTGCTTATGTTTACTGTCTGTCTACCAGATGCTGATCAGCAGTGTGATAGcttcatctatctatctatctatctaggaGGAAAAAGAGAGCTCCAATGATTCGTCCACAGCTTTTATTCCCCCCACAGAGCCAAAGGACAACACCAACAACGAGGTGATATCTGAGGTTGGTGTTCAAAATTTGGACAactttccttttttaattttttttgtcattaatatgaactagagaccatcttgcGATGGGATCAATCCAGCCGTGATACACCGATCTGCGACTTAGGGCCTGTTTATACCGTTCCATTTATTTCTGAAAATGGGTATTTATCTTTACATGTACACCTATCATTTACACGTAAGCGTCATTTTTCTCGACGAAAACGAGATCTGTTTCTATGGAGACGTGTGAACAGGATAGACAGAGATTTTGGAAAAACGATGACGTTGCAACCCAGTTCACGCATGCCCATTAGGCGCCCgggaaccacaacaacaatggcagataTATGCCGGGTTGTTTACGTTTTGTTAGCATTTCTGGGACTACTTACGAGCTTAGCTGACGAAtttagcactgctgcatcaaggttaaaatgtagtttatcattgtttttatcactagcgccaagaggaagacaaatcactgtgcatgcgCAGAACATTCTTCTATGGGACATATGGtgtatcgccacctactggcctggcatgctaaCTGCAGCAAAAAGCTGCCGTTTTTGcgttttcgtgtaaacaggGATATCGTCACAACTGACTGTGTAAACCCGGAGTTTTTTTATAcgggataaataaaaatctgttttaattgTATCGGGTCCGCGTACTTCGTGgccattcattttttgtttcaaaataacaaattgAAACACAGAAAACCAACCATTatccgttttttgttttgaaatgaccaaatgataaaggaaaaaaacgATCCATCTCCCGTTTTTAAtttgataataaagaaaagaaaagaaaaacggaAAACGAATCGTTATCATTATCCAGTTTAatttgggaatttaaaaaaaaaaccctgatggaaactcctttctctattttttgttcatttcttctctgtgaccagtaagctgcattcatgtggtgtatgaaatgtacatacAGAGCATGTACATTTCCTATAACTACTAGAATATTGCTTTATCTGACATGTTATGCTAATAAATATCTTTTCTAACTAATCTAGGTCACTCTACATGGACAGCAACTAATGGCATACcacattacacattacatgTCTGCAAAAAATGATACGCAATAcgtaaattaataaaaagttttattacCATGGACAAAACGTTCCTTTTCGTCCAGCAGTTTTCTGTGAAAGTGACGTCAATTTCAGTCAAGTCGGTAGCTCCTGTTCCAAAATTATCTTCAAGCTGTTTTTCCAACATGAGCAGGTGTTCATGTGTATTTTCCCAGTTGGAAAGtcatttttccgattattccgacaccacatgaatgcaacttactggtcacagagaagaaacaaacaaaaaatagagaaaggagtttcccacagggtttttttaaattcccaaatTAAATCAGATAATGGATAACGATtcgttttctgtttttcttttctttattatcaaGTAAAAAATGGGAGACGGatcgttttttttcctttttcatttggtcatttcaaaacaaaagacagaTAATGGTTGGTTTTCCGTGTTTCAGTTTGTTATTTCGAAACAAAAAACGAATGGCCGCGAAGTACACAGACCATATCGGTATCCGTGTAAACAAGGCCTTAAAGCAAGGTCAGGCACCTAAAGCTGTTGGGGGCCAATGTCGCAACCGTGTCGCAAATGATAATAGTAAGTTCAGATGGTATACAAAGATAACAACAATTTTATTTGTACACATATATGTAGAAGCCGAGCTGCCATGGTTTTAATTATCTTATATTTCATACCTCCATTTCCTCAAGGTAGTCACGTATCATTGATTTCTTCAGAAaaggccataactcaagaaatCATACActtgattatgacaaaattCTGTACAAATCTGATAGGATACATtgaaaaggtcaaagatcagctttactgtgacatccTGATATCttccaaaaacacttttctttccATTACTCAGCACCATAACCCAGGAACAgtaggagagacatttggtcaggttCTAAGTTGGAGACACTGATCAAATGTTTTGGGAAGTCCAATTTATCCAACATTGTCAAATTTCAAAGTTCACTGAGTTTCAGTGAGTTTTACATTGATAAACCTGGCATATGTAAGTGAGGAGGTAAAAGTAGACTGTATGTGATATATGTGTGATGATTGGTTGAGATGGGGAGGTGGACACACAAGAAGAGACAGAGGAACGACAGGGACAGGGGGAGGGTTTTACCATGTCCAAAGACTTCTTGCACATTGTATGACCAAGTATCTGATAAAATGATGTGACCAGATAGATAAGAATattcagatacatttttaaagaagGTTTTGAGGGTAACCAAATATTTCATACACCTTCACGCAGCCTACAACAGGTTGCAATGGCTGTTAAGGTTCCTAACAAAACTCTCTCGGCTTTGTTACAGGCAGCAACAAATCCCAACCCAGTTGCCACGACAACGGTCAATCCTGCAGCATCAAAGATGGGCTCAGCCTCGAGGTGGTCCAAGATAAAGATTGTAACGAAGCAGGCTGGGGATGAATGCATCACAGCCATAGAGATAGTCCCCCCTGTAGAGGGAGCCGAGAGGCATTCAATACCAATCAGCCGTCCTAGGACTGTGGCACGAAAGTTTGCAAGCATCGCTCGGAGCCAAGTGAAGAGGAAAAGACAGATGGCTGCCAGAGAAAAGAAAGTATGTTAATGTAACAGTGCATGGACATTGGGCATAATTTATaaacaatacaacacaataATAACACAAAGGCACATATTAGTGATTATATTGTgagtaaaattatgtttttatgaattgaATTAACTGGTCTGAGTGGGAGGAAGAGTAGGTGATACAAGCAAACTGCATGATGAGGCAGGTTACATCTTACATCAGCTTAATTCATCATGACAACAAACAAAGCTACAGTTATTGGTTTTGCATGGCAGCATACAGTATGTTGGCTTACGAGTGGGACTACCCAGTTTACCTGCATGTGAATGGTGCAGAGCAGCTGCAGTCACTTCACTTCATTAGTGTTCAGAATGACAGATGGCAATTGGAAGCATTCCTCTGAGCTTTTAAAACGACAAAACATGTATCTTAAACTGTTTCAGCACCACACAAAATTTCCAcacttgaaataaaaaaaatatattagaaAACATTTCAGACAGACAAAATGAATATGTTAAGAGCCAAAGATCCTCAACCTTAGCCTCAACCTTGCTCCGTCACAGTGCTGTTTGCCAATTACTGATCATTGCATTCTGGATGATGGTAGGCTTCAATGACAAGAGGCCCTCGTCTAGGGGAGAACAGAATTCACAGATGtgaattgtgtgtttgtgttagctTAGGCCTGTTTCTCATTTAAACACCATCCCTCATGGTACATCAAACACCACTTAACAGAGTCGAGATAAAAGATTCAATTTTATGACGAAAACTatgaaaacatcatttgaaacaTGAAAAATGAATCCAGCCAAACACTACCTGAATACAATCCTTTGTGCACCAGGGGTCTGATCTTGGACTGTTGTCGACGAAGCCCCACTCCTCCTGCAACGCTTGCCCGGTTAGCATGAGCATCATATTGAAGCCGCTCAGTTCTGTCGTTGAATTCATTCATTACCATTAGGTAACATTAgttgtgtgatgctaacagttagccctacCACTGTTGTTCCCTGACACTCTTTTGCAAGGGTACTGTCGCTGCTTCCTGGTCTTAGCATTGCCCAGGAGGACTGTCattggtagtgatggccaaatgaaccTTCATGAACCAGCAGTTGTAtttgccactagatggcactcttggtgtaatgaaaaaggctcaagggatggcaatacagtttggtttcaactagcaacggccaaatgaagcttcatgaaccatttcctttattttttgggtccactctggcactctttgttcaacaaagtgttgaaaccaaactgcattgccatcccttgagcctttttcattacaccaagagcgccatctagtgggttcagcaaatacaactgctGGTTCacgaagcttcatttggccatcactagttatTGGTATcgggaaacaaaacaagccaGAGCGTTTTTTCCCCTGTAGTAGAATGGTAACATGGCAACACATTTTCATCCCGGCAACACATATTGTCGCTTTGACAGTGGCCTTTCACATCTACGAATTACATTGGGTATCCTTCTacatctgctgttgatgtttcaTGATGCGCTACCAACACCGGGACATCAGCAAAAGcacatgattaggtttaggaaaaaacattttggtttgGCATTCGGGAAGTAAACACTAGGCtcgtgggtgaaagtccagggtttgttggacccagcCACCCTATAGGTACTTTCCTACTCCTTTTATTATGTTGTTACTGGCAGTGTTTTAACTTGTCGCTATCCAGGGGACTGCCATGCAGCTTCAGAAAATTTTTTagggatgcatgtgtgtatcctcagcaggCATAAAGTGCCCACAATTCTCTGCACATGCTTTGCTCTAAGTGAAGGCCAGGCCTCTTCAATGATGCACACCTGAGCACTtgctagcctgttccaatgtgtgacggagtcttgccttgcctctgtaGGA belongs to Epinephelus lanceolatus isolate andai-2023 chromosome 24, ASM4190304v1, whole genome shotgun sequence and includes:
- the chrm4a gene encoding muscarinic acetylcholine receptor M4, which translates into the protein MSNDSNGVGGLQPPWNFNGSSVIQSADLFSNTSCNITSNDSTFCSSVDDGAGAGSPYKALEMFFIALVTGSLSFVTVTGNILVMLSIKVNRHLQTVNNYFLFSLACADLIIGVFSMNLYTVYIIVGYWPLGPVVCDLWLALDYVVSNASVMNLLIISFDRYFCVTKPLTYPTRRTTKMAGLMIAAAWILSFILWAPAILFWQFIVGQRTVPPGECYIQFLSNPAVTFGTAIAAFYLPVIIMTVLYIHISLASRSRVSKHKPEKKEKKGIKTPSLMKSHLLKQNNNNETSPQASPRSTPKLSLDSTTTALEAVKNGRVEEPKPVLPQIQAQPSPGLTQEEKESSNDSSTAFIPPTEPKDNTNNEVISEAATNPNPVATTTVNPAASKMGSASRWSKIKIVTKQAGDECITAIEIVPPVEGAERHSIPISRPRTVARKFASIARSQVKRKRQMAAREKKVTKTIFAILLAFIITWTPYNVMVLISTFCQSCVPDTVWIIGYWLCYVNSTINPACYALCNATFKKTFKNLLLCQYKNIGTR